A single region of the Prosthecobacter debontii genome encodes:
- a CDS encoding helix-turn-helix transcriptional regulator: MKVSDTADYFSQQVLRTRRFFVMEPKSKRGESGGIALVAGGCEWCAPDFVISRTTFPFIAFEFVARGKGQVTLAGKKHELSAGHAFFFDPATPHVIQSDYGEPMVKYFFNFTGSRASALLGELGLTSGVLIRVLDASRVISLLEEVIDHALRGGRLGLRAASAALEHALVLCADSRQPATTKLDPAYATYLRCRGHILRNYPVLGNIEEAARHCHVSAAYLTRLFKRYDDETPLACLTRLKLSQAAIKLRQPDAQVKAVASELGYKSAAHFSRAFKAWSGRSPTESRSDL; this comes from the coding sequence ATGAAAGTCTCCGACACAGCTGATTACTTCTCCCAGCAGGTGCTGCGCACGCGGCGCTTTTTTGTGATGGAACCGAAAAGCAAGCGTGGGGAGAGTGGCGGCATCGCACTGGTGGCGGGTGGGTGCGAGTGGTGTGCGCCGGACTTTGTGATCAGTCGCACGACGTTTCCTTTCATCGCCTTCGAGTTCGTGGCTCGTGGCAAAGGTCAGGTGACCTTGGCGGGGAAGAAGCATGAGCTGTCGGCGGGGCATGCCTTCTTCTTTGATCCGGCGACGCCGCATGTGATCCAGTCGGACTACGGTGAGCCGATGGTGAAGTATTTTTTCAACTTCACCGGCTCCCGCGCCTCCGCCTTGTTGGGGGAACTGGGTCTCACGTCTGGGGTTCTCATCCGTGTGCTGGATGCCAGCCGTGTCATCAGCCTGCTGGAGGAAGTCATTGATCATGCGCTTCGTGGTGGGCGTCTAGGCCTCCGTGCTGCCAGTGCTGCTCTGGAGCATGCCTTGGTCCTGTGTGCCGACAGCCGTCAGCCAGCCACCACGAAACTCGACCCGGCTTATGCGACTTATCTGCGCTGCCGTGGGCACATCCTGAGGAACTACCCGGTGCTTGGCAACATCGAAGAAGCCGCGCGGCATTGCCATGTCTCAGCAGCCTATCTGACGCGCTTGTTCAAACGCTACGACGATGAGACGCCGCTTGCTTGTCTAACGAGGCTGAAGCTCTCCCAAGCCGCCATCAAACTGCGCCAACCGGATGCCCAAGTGAAAGCGGTCGCGAGTGAATTGGGTTACAAAAGCGCCGCTCACTTTTCACGGGCCTTCAAAGCCTGGAGTGGACGCTCACCCACGGAGTCACGCAGTGACCTCTAA
- a CDS encoding COR domain-containing protein: MSIPNLTEAQKRIHFCHRKRRNHLNLAELGLRTADLDAVPEFAQLTQLEFLDLTGNELTELPRGLSRFTQLRWLGLNFNRLASVGGVEWLHRLERLYLRDNRVISLPFAIGLLDRLVELDLTANPLGELPLSMGLLDALEHVALEDSQLIPDQRSAWKQKAWPSLKKHLRMTDSAITREMLAQHRERHACDGLEAAPTITFYAAKLILIGDKGHGKTCLQKALRGLQVTEKVGKDGDTFSESTEGMNRSLLRLDKNGRVLAQLDADAHVEPGRDGLDFHIWDMGGQHDYRHMHQMLFSPQAIYLAVMIPRGKDDADRGLHRWLELVQRRTQGNARVLVICTRGRQDASLKLEDLQREFPQLTFHGLHVVDSVKGTGIPKLRRELAGIVSDKKGPYAQRWQPGWAGVFQALQGHAEQYLSCDEVRGICDKHGIRDGDAQEIFIRTGHLIGTWLWREDTPAGKGVVVLKPEWLNRAVARVLDDEPARKAHGVIRLDHLKKLWLAKARDGAQPFPAETHNMLLQLMEINELAYRPKRPGQKHGEGDLLLMTQMVQELPPTRLDEVWPVETPQNYRESRRTILFADQSGSLQPGEVPELIYLLIFRLRSLSLGHTNPDEAIHWQHGLVVSDKNHSMARIELKERELHIKLRYLRNDSLFDLIDHQIGADTDECWNGLKKTRYLSCSTACRQPRHDMMNGQGRISEDACHENLKEGFPAVNCASCNKPVKLEALFAECATQQVTLLDSRITTLIEQMAEGGTDWQRTVSGKLDHIAEVVTTIRDEARAHAKDWMNAFSNREDDRPRLFSILPVEKEWWKTGLMETEVDITIWCEWSLAPVPFFGEKYGKDGRGTLRVKVGREWVKHAKRAMQFTKFALLAWKTGGLAAGEYVLPAEWKPKVDEWSKTQADFEKALQDDTNKELRAYLKQADEADVEAGIFSKLGVAGYGLPKEQDAKFIHTMRELFVKHDSEWGGLKPVLEESRWYRVHPKWQQFGRKV; this comes from the coding sequence ATGAGCATCCCGAACCTGACTGAAGCCCAAAAGCGCATCCATTTCTGCCACCGGAAACGGCGGAACCACCTCAACCTCGCGGAGCTGGGGCTGCGCACGGCGGATCTGGACGCGGTCCCCGAGTTTGCCCAGCTCACGCAGCTCGAATTTCTCGACCTGACCGGGAATGAGCTGACAGAGCTGCCACGTGGCCTGAGCCGGTTCACCCAACTGCGCTGGCTGGGGCTGAATTTTAACCGGCTGGCAAGTGTGGGAGGAGTGGAGTGGCTTCATCGGCTGGAGAGGCTGTACCTCCGGGACAACCGGGTGATCTCCCTGCCCTTCGCCATCGGCCTGCTGGATCGGCTGGTGGAACTGGACCTGACGGCCAATCCGCTAGGTGAGCTGCCCCTTTCCATGGGCCTGCTGGATGCGCTGGAGCATGTGGCCCTGGAGGACAGTCAACTGATCCCTGATCAGCGGTCTGCCTGGAAGCAGAAAGCGTGGCCCTCCCTGAAGAAACACCTGCGGATGACGGATTCTGCGATCACTCGCGAGATGCTGGCACAGCATCGAGAACGTCATGCCTGTGACGGCCTCGAGGCGGCTCCGACCATCACCTTCTATGCCGCGAAGCTTATCCTCATCGGAGACAAGGGGCATGGGAAGACTTGCCTGCAAAAGGCTCTGCGTGGGTTACAGGTCACTGAGAAGGTGGGGAAAGACGGAGATACCTTTAGCGAGAGCACCGAGGGCATGAACCGTTCGCTTCTCCGCTTGGACAAAAACGGGCGGGTGCTGGCGCAACTGGACGCCGACGCGCATGTGGAGCCGGGGCGGGACGGTCTGGACTTTCACATCTGGGACATGGGCGGGCAGCATGATTACCGGCACATGCACCAGATGCTTTTCTCTCCGCAAGCCATTTATCTGGCGGTCATGATCCCACGGGGGAAGGATGACGCAGACCGCGGCCTGCATCGTTGGCTGGAGCTGGTACAACGCCGCACGCAGGGGAACGCCCGCGTGCTGGTGATCTGCACGCGCGGACGGCAGGATGCATCCCTGAAGCTGGAGGACCTCCAGCGCGAGTTTCCCCAACTTACCTTCCACGGGCTGCATGTGGTGGACAGCGTGAAAGGCACGGGCATCCCGAAATTGCGGCGAGAGCTGGCGGGGATCGTAAGCGATAAAAAAGGTCCTTATGCCCAACGGTGGCAGCCTGGATGGGCGGGCGTGTTTCAGGCTCTCCAAGGACACGCGGAGCAATACCTGAGCTGTGACGAGGTGCGGGGCATCTGCGATAAGCATGGCATCAGGGATGGAGACGCCCAGGAAATTTTCATTCGCACGGGGCATCTCATCGGCACTTGGCTGTGGCGGGAGGATACTCCGGCAGGGAAAGGCGTGGTGGTTCTGAAACCGGAATGGCTGAATCGGGCGGTGGCCCGTGTACTGGACGATGAACCCGCCCGCAAGGCGCATGGCGTGATCCGACTGGACCACCTGAAGAAGCTGTGGCTGGCAAAGGCCCGCGATGGGGCACAGCCATTCCCCGCAGAGACCCATAACATGCTGCTCCAGCTCATGGAAATCAACGAACTGGCCTACCGCCCGAAGCGGCCCGGCCAGAAACACGGCGAGGGTGATCTGCTGCTGATGACGCAGATGGTGCAGGAGCTGCCGCCTACACGGCTGGATGAGGTGTGGCCTGTGGAAACACCCCAGAACTATCGCGAGTCACGCCGCACGATCCTCTTTGCCGATCAATCTGGCAGCCTGCAGCCGGGCGAGGTGCCGGAGCTCATTTACCTGCTGATCTTCCGCCTGCGCTCCCTCAGCCTGGGGCACACCAACCCCGATGAAGCCATTCACTGGCAACACGGGCTGGTCGTGAGCGACAAGAACCATAGCATGGCCCGCATTGAGCTGAAGGAGCGCGAGCTGCACATCAAGCTGCGTTACCTGCGCAACGACAGCCTCTTTGACCTGATCGACCACCAGATCGGCGCAGACACGGACGAATGCTGGAATGGATTGAAAAAGACCCGCTACCTCAGTTGCAGCACCGCCTGCCGCCAACCGCGACACGACATGATGAATGGTCAGGGCCGCATTTCTGAGGACGCTTGCCACGAGAACCTGAAAGAGGGCTTCCCCGCAGTCAATTGTGCCTCATGCAATAAACCCGTGAAGCTAGAGGCCCTGTTCGCCGAATGTGCGACTCAGCAGGTCACCCTACTTGACTCACGGATCACCACTCTCATTGAGCAGATGGCAGAAGGCGGCACGGACTGGCAACGGACCGTATCAGGCAAGTTGGACCACATCGCCGAGGTGGTGACGACGATCCGCGATGAAGCCCGTGCTCATGCAAAAGACTGGATGAATGCCTTCTCCAACCGCGAGGACGATCGGCCACGGCTTTTCAGCATCCTGCCGGTAGAGAAAGAGTGGTGGAAAACGGGCCTGATGGAGACGGAGGTGGACATCACCATCTGGTGCGAGTGGTCTCTGGCCCCGGTGCCGTTCTTCGGGGAGAAGTATGGTAAAGACGGGCGTGGCACGCTGCGGGTGAAGGTGGGTCGAGAGTGGGTGAAACATGCGAAGAGGGCGATGCAGTTCACGAAGTTCGCGCTGCTGGCGTGGAAGACGGGTGGGCTGGCTGCTGGTGAGTATGTCTTACCCGCTGAGTGGAAGCCCAAGGTGGACGAATGGTCGAAAACTCAGGCCGACTTCGAAAAGGCGCTCCAAGACGACACCAACAAGGAGCTACGTGCTTACCTGAAACAAGCGGACGAAGCCGATGTAGAGGCCGGAATCTTTTCCAAGCTAGGTGTGGCCGGTTATGGTCTCCCCAAAGAGCAGGATGCCAAGTTTATTCACACCATGCGCGAGCTATTTGTGAAGCATGACTCCGAATGGGGAGGGCTAAAGCCTGTGCTCGAGGAATCGCGCTGGTATCGTGTGCATCCAAAGTGGCAGCAGTTTGGACGCAAGGTTTGA
- a CDS encoding reverse transcriptase/maturase family protein — translation MRSVGGLMQAMVTRENLTAAVWLAAKGRRQQPAVRTFLANLSVELDALQSQLTSGELHCGECHTFTIHDPKERLITAPVFRERVLHHAIMRVCGPVLERRLIHHSYACRVGKGTYAALEAAQAAARKGTWFVKLDVRKYFQSIDHGRLMARLARVFRERQVLDTFRLLLAAYAPQPGRGLPIGTLISQHLANFYLATLDVKAVQDLRPLGYVRYMDDMALWVADAAAAKYARESLVAFAQHELGLEMKTAFINRSQHGMDFLGHRVFPHRLGLNHASRRRYQHRLQDLMNDEEISEATAQERAVALTAFTQRADCVSWRRRVIMTLGGGPRATSASCAAAPGTTTAGTPLPASATGTSRRTATRTSACVSPPAPAGARSAWMEPACCPAPQPFAVDETQSTPPPVRSPRVQRTGPARAAGTFSQATPS, via the coding sequence ATGAGAAGTGTCGGCGGTCTCATGCAGGCGATGGTGACGCGAGAGAACCTGACCGCTGCTGTGTGGCTGGCAGCCAAGGGGCGGCGGCAGCAGCCTGCCGTACGGACTTTCCTAGCAAATCTGAGTGTCGAGCTGGACGCGCTGCAAAGCCAGCTCACCTCCGGTGAGTTGCACTGCGGGGAGTGCCACACCTTTACCATTCATGATCCGAAGGAGCGCCTGATCACCGCACCGGTCTTTCGTGAGCGGGTGCTGCATCACGCCATCATGCGGGTGTGCGGCCCGGTGCTGGAGCGGCGGCTCATCCACCACAGCTATGCCTGCCGTGTAGGAAAGGGAACCTATGCCGCGCTGGAGGCTGCCCAGGCCGCAGCAAGGAAAGGGACGTGGTTTGTGAAGCTGGATGTGCGGAAGTATTTCCAGAGCATTGACCATGGGCGGCTCATGGCGCGGCTGGCGCGCGTGTTCCGGGAGAGGCAGGTATTGGACACTTTCCGTCTGCTGCTGGCGGCCTATGCACCCCAGCCGGGCCGGGGCCTGCCCATCGGCACGCTCATCTCCCAGCATTTGGCGAATTTTTACCTCGCCACGCTGGATGTGAAAGCGGTGCAGGACCTGCGCCCACTTGGCTACGTGCGCTACATGGATGACATGGCGCTGTGGGTGGCAGATGCCGCCGCTGCCAAGTACGCCCGGGAGAGCCTGGTGGCCTTTGCGCAGCATGAGCTGGGACTGGAAATGAAGACGGCCTTCATCAACCGCAGTCAGCACGGGATGGACTTCCTGGGTCACCGGGTCTTCCCCCATCGGCTGGGGCTGAACCATGCCAGCCGCAGGCGCTACCAGCACCGGTTGCAGGATCTCATGAATGATGAGGAGATCAGTGAAGCCACGGCCCAGGAACGCGCCGTGGCGCTGACAGCCTTCACTCAGCGTGCCGACTGCGTGAGCTGGCGGCGGCGAGTGATCATGACTTTGGGCGGCGGGCCACGGGCGACAAGCGCGTCCTGCGCGGCGGCTCCTGGAACAACAACGGCAGGAACGCCGCTGCCAGCATCCGCAACAGGAACGAGCCGCAGAACCGCAACGAGAACATCGGCCTGCGTGTCTCCCCCAGCTCCAGCCGGAGCCCGGAGCGCCTGGATGGAACCGGCCTGCTGTCCAGCTCCACAGCCGTTTGCTGTGGACGAAACCCAAAGCACCCCGCCGCCGGTCCGTAGCCCCAGGGTGCAGCGCACCGGGCCAGCACGGGCGGCGGGGACATTTTCTCAAGCCACACCGTCATGA
- a CDS encoding HRDC domain-containing protein — MPFAFFSIPAAARPDVAAELNAFLRSHRVLRVTQQWHEKEGAWAFSVEYVDGPGNSSTCSPASDKVDYKETLPPEQFELFARLRTLRKTIAEREGTPVFAVFSNAQLAEIVQRGCQSTAELRAISGVGEARVAKYGAEVLEVLKGGTKPS, encoded by the coding sequence ATGCCCTTTGCCTTCTTCAGCATCCCCGCCGCAGCCCGCCCGGACGTGGCAGCGGAACTGAATGCCTTTCTCCGCAGCCACCGCGTGCTGCGGGTGACGCAGCAGTGGCATGAGAAAGAGGGGGCGTGGGCATTCAGCGTGGAGTATGTGGACGGGCCAGGGAACAGCAGCACTTGCAGCCCGGCTAGCGACAAGGTGGACTACAAGGAGACACTGCCGCCGGAGCAGTTTGAGCTCTTCGCCCGGCTGCGTACGTTGAGGAAGACCATCGCTGAAAGGGAGGGAACACCGGTCTTCGCCGTGTTCAGCAATGCGCAACTGGCGGAGATCGTGCAGCGCGGCTGCCAGAGCACGGCGGAGCTGCGGGCCATCAGCGGCGTGGGAGAGGCCCGCGTGGCGAAGTACGGTGCCGAGGTTCTGGAAGTGCTGAAGGGAGGGACCAAACCTTCATGA
- a CDS encoding formylglycine-generating enzyme family protein, whose product MSPTTDLPKYRPDLIGEDAGDECYLDLTPEEPRQETRMVFCWCPPAPEQKLPGFWLGKYLVTQAQWVALGLRNRSGFNESPQQPVDHVSWHDAGEFAQKSRDVMPAGYELWLPAEAQWERACRAGRDMDFGIGSGHSLNSQLANFNGNHPAGEGRGWFKWLYRQKTLPVGCLPSNDWGLHDMHGQLWEWCAERYAQGSDSRVLRGGSWDDDGWYAAAGFRYRDVPLDRHESFGLRVSPSSIQFRAGGQKSATRYE is encoded by the coding sequence ATGAGCCCCACGACCGATCTGCCGAAGTATCGCCCCGACCTCATTGGTGAAGACGCGGGGGATGAGTGTTACCTTGACCTGACGCCCGAGGAACCCCGGCAGGAGACCCGCATGGTCTTCTGCTGGTGCCCGCCTGCGCCGGAGCAAAAGCTGCCCGGCTTCTGGCTGGGGAAGTACCTCGTCACCCAGGCGCAGTGGGTGGCACTGGGGCTGCGAAACCGGAGCGGCTTCAACGAAAGCCCGCAGCAGCCAGTGGATCACGTCTCCTGGCACGATGCGGGCGAGTTCGCCCAGAAATCACGGGACGTGATGCCCGCAGGCTATGAACTCTGGCTGCCAGCAGAGGCGCAGTGGGAGCGTGCCTGCCGGGCGGGGCGGGACATGGATTTCGGCATCGGCTCTGGGCACAGCCTGAATAGTCAGTTGGCGAATTTTAACGGGAATCATCCAGCAGGCGAAGGCAGGGGTTGGTTTAAATGGCTCTACCGTCAGAAGACCCTTCCCGTGGGCTGCCTCCCGTCGAATGACTGGGGCCTGCATGACATGCACGGCCAGCTCTGGGAGTGGTGTGCTGAACGTTACGCTCAAGGGAGCGACTCCCGCGTCCTGCGCGGCGGCTCCTGGGACGACGACGGCTGGTACGCCGCTGCCGGCTTCCGCTACAGGGACGTGCCGCTGGACCGCCACGAGTCCTTCGGCCTGCGTGTCTCCCCCAGTTCCATCCAGTTCAGGGCCGGAGGCCAAAAGAGCGCAACGAGGTACGAGTGA
- a CDS encoding dihydrodipicolinate synthase family protein: protein MSLPQPLRGIIPPLVTPLSGRDTLDVAGLERLIEHLLSGGVHGLFILGTTGEAPSLSYRLRRELIERTCQLVKGRVPVLVGITDTAFVESVDLARYSADQGASAVVTAPPYYFPAAPPELMEYIQDLVEEMPLPLFLYNMPGLTKVSFEIDLVRRALDMPGICGVKDSSCDMIYFHRLIEVAHQRPEWSILVGPEELTAEAVLLGGHGGINGGANLHPSLYVKMYEAAAAQDLQRTRELHRQVMSLAGSIYTVGRHKSAIIKGIKCALSLLGICDDQVAEPFHRFNPPERELIRERLTALGLIH from the coding sequence ATGTCCCTACCCCAACCTCTTCGCGGGATCATTCCGCCCCTCGTGACTCCACTTTCCGGCCGTGATACTTTGGATGTCGCCGGTCTTGAGCGTTTGATTGAGCATCTGCTCTCAGGGGGTGTGCATGGTCTTTTCATTTTGGGAACCACAGGCGAGGCCCCGAGTCTGAGCTACCGCCTGCGGAGGGAGCTGATCGAGCGCACCTGTCAGTTGGTGAAGGGACGGGTGCCAGTCTTGGTGGGCATTACCGACACCGCTTTTGTCGAAAGCGTGGATCTCGCTCGCTATTCTGCGGATCAAGGGGCGAGCGCGGTCGTCACGGCTCCTCCCTACTACTTTCCTGCCGCTCCTCCGGAGTTGATGGAATACATTCAGGATCTGGTAGAGGAAATGCCCTTGCCGCTGTTCCTCTATAACATGCCCGGCCTAACGAAGGTTAGTTTTGAGATTGATCTGGTTCGGCGTGCGCTCGACATGCCTGGCATCTGTGGGGTGAAGGACAGTTCTTGTGACATGATTTACTTTCACCGTCTCATCGAGGTGGCGCATCAGAGACCGGAATGGAGCATCCTGGTGGGACCGGAGGAGCTGACTGCAGAGGCCGTTCTGCTGGGTGGGCATGGTGGCATCAATGGCGGCGCGAATTTACATCCGTCACTCTATGTGAAGATGTATGAGGCCGCCGCCGCACAGGATCTTCAACGGACGCGTGAGCTGCATCGCCAAGTCATGAGCTTGGCGGGCAGCATCTACACCGTCGGCAGGCACAAGAGTGCCATCATCAAAGGCATCAAGTGTGCCCTTTCACTGCTGGGGATCTGTGATGATCAAGTGGCCGAACCTTTCCATCGCTTCAATCCGCCCGAACGGGAATTGATCCGTGAAAGACTCACCGCACTCGGTCTGATTCATTGA
- a CDS encoding sialidase family protein codes for MSLKSLLLPCLLCLPWLSTAADPALLKSEFIYDTGPYPQIHATTIVETPTGLVSAWFGGTHEKNPDVGIWVSRLVDGKWTPSVEVANGIQYTKADGTVVRHPTWNPVLFQPKEGPLMLFYKAGPNPEEWWGMLTTSTDGGQTWEQPRRLPEGILGPIKNKPVQLADGSILCPTSNETHEKPSKWMVHFERTRDLGKTWELMGPVNDGVQIQAIQPSILFLGGEKLLAIGRSRQDKIFEVQSDDGGQTWGEMTLGSLPNNNSGTDAVTLKDGTHLIIYNHIGGTPGKWGGKRTPLNISASKDGHTWQAGLVLESEPGEYSYPSIIQTSDGLVHATYTWKRQKVKHVVIDPTKLTLRDLVDGQWPQ; via the coding sequence ATGTCTCTCAAATCGCTCCTCCTTCCGTGTCTTCTGTGTCTTCCGTGGTTGTCCACAGCCGCTGACCCCGCTTTGCTCAAGTCTGAGTTCATTTACGATACGGGACCTTACCCACAGATCCATGCAACGACGATTGTGGAAACCCCGACGGGCTTGGTGTCTGCGTGGTTTGGCGGTACGCATGAAAAGAACCCTGACGTGGGCATTTGGGTCTCACGCCTCGTGGATGGGAAGTGGACGCCGAGTGTGGAAGTGGCGAATGGCATTCAATACACCAAGGCCGATGGCACAGTGGTGCGTCATCCCACCTGGAATCCCGTCTTGTTTCAGCCCAAGGAAGGGCCTCTGATGCTGTTTTATAAGGCAGGTCCAAATCCAGAGGAATGGTGGGGCATGCTCACCACTTCGACCGATGGAGGCCAGACCTGGGAACAGCCACGACGTTTGCCTGAAGGTATTCTCGGCCCCATCAAGAACAAACCCGTGCAATTGGCGGACGGCAGCATTCTGTGCCCCACCAGCAACGAGACGCATGAGAAACCCAGCAAGTGGATGGTTCACTTTGAACGCACTCGCGATCTGGGTAAAACCTGGGAGTTGATGGGGCCTGTGAATGATGGGGTGCAGATCCAGGCCATCCAGCCCAGCATTCTCTTCCTCGGCGGTGAAAAGCTCCTGGCGATTGGTCGTTCTCGGCAGGATAAAATCTTCGAAGTGCAGTCCGACGATGGCGGTCAAACTTGGGGCGAGATGACTCTGGGATCTCTGCCTAACAATAACAGTGGCACAGATGCTGTGACGCTGAAGGACGGCACCCACCTCATCATCTACAATCATATCGGCGGCACCCCCGGCAAGTGGGGGGGCAAGCGTACGCCTCTGAATATTTCCGCCTCGAAAGATGGTCACACCTGGCAGGCGGGGCTGGTGCTGGAGAGTGAGCCGGGCGAATACAGCTATCCTTCCATCATTCAAACCAGCGATGGTTTGGTCCATGCCACCTACACGTGGAAGCGCCAGAAGGTGAAGCATGTGGTGATTGATCCCACGAAGCTGACTCTCCGGGATCTCGTGGACGGCCAGTGGCCCCAGTGA
- a CDS encoding sialidase family protein, with amino-acid sequence MTKFLLSASWMALASVALADTKLEILKLDTSASELPTVSPATRENVIIYKEPGRYGGWPANHGLWQWGDELVVGFTSTWYKSTTTDHRIDRTKPSYEIQARSLDGGKTWKTEEDVPFADRKKEVKATALKEPLDFTAPDSALMFCFGGLHRGPSWFYTSLDRCKTWRGPYAFEVEGVEGICTRTDLIVLGPRDCLMFGSCGKKNDGKEGHVFCARTTDGGLTWTFVSYIGEEPQPGGFAIMPSTVRTPAGTLLTTIRMGKPSASIELWRSDDLGQNWTHVSAVTGNIGGNPPATVLLPDGRLCVTYGYRRKPTGMRARISADEGKTWLPEIVIRDDGFDGDLGYPRALVRPDGEIFNVYYYNGPREEDRAIEGTFWTPPQPH; translated from the coding sequence ATGACGAAGTTCCTTCTCAGTGCCTCGTGGATGGCCCTTGCCTCAGTGGCTCTAGCCGACACGAAGCTCGAAATCTTGAAGCTAGACACGTCGGCGTCCGAGCTGCCTACGGTCAGCCCAGCCACACGTGAGAATGTGATCATCTACAAAGAACCAGGCCGTTATGGCGGCTGGCCTGCCAACCATGGCCTGTGGCAATGGGGGGACGAACTGGTCGTCGGTTTCACCTCCACGTGGTATAAATCAACGACAACAGACCATCGGATTGATCGCACCAAGCCTTCCTATGAGATCCAGGCGCGCAGTCTGGATGGAGGTAAGACGTGGAAGACCGAAGAGGATGTGCCTTTTGCAGATCGTAAAAAAGAAGTGAAAGCAACCGCCCTGAAGGAGCCCCTGGACTTCACAGCTCCAGACTCGGCTCTCATGTTCTGCTTCGGCGGATTGCATAGGGGGCCGTCGTGGTTCTACACAAGCCTGGACCGCTGCAAGACTTGGCGTGGGCCTTATGCTTTTGAGGTGGAGGGGGTCGAGGGCATTTGCACTCGCACGGATCTCATCGTTCTTGGACCCCGTGACTGTTTGATGTTTGGCAGCTGCGGTAAAAAGAACGATGGCAAGGAAGGCCATGTCTTCTGCGCACGCACCACCGATGGTGGTCTGACATGGACGTTCGTGTCTTACATTGGAGAAGAACCTCAGCCCGGCGGTTTTGCCATCATGCCGAGCACGGTGCGGACTCCAGCAGGAACGCTGCTGACGACCATCCGCATGGGCAAACCGAGCGCGAGTATTGAGCTTTGGCGCAGTGATGACCTCGGTCAAAACTGGACTCATGTGAGTGCGGTCACCGGGAACATCGGAGGCAATCCTCCCGCGACGGTATTGCTCCCCGATGGTCGCCTGTGCGTGACCTATGGTTACCGTCGGAAACCGACCGGTATGCGAGCACGCATCAGTGCGGACGAAGGCAAAACCTGGTTGCCCGAAATCGTCATTCGTGACGATGGCTTCGATGGTGATCTGGGTTATCCACGCGCTCTGGTTCGACCCGATGGCGAGATCTTCAATGTGTATTATTACAATGGCCCACGCGAAGAGGATCGCGCGATCGAAGGCACGTTCTGGACTCCTCCGCAGCCTCATTAA